TGTAGACCAGGGGAATATACAGCTTTTCATGGGGTTGCTGCCAGAAGTACAGCAGGTTCCGGGCCGAGAAATTCCTGACATAATGGTTTTCATAGACGTGGATAGTATCGTCGTAGGAAACGAAATCAAAACCCACTGTCCGTCCGAAGACCAGGACCACGACGACGGCCAGGGAAAAATACCAGCTGTATGTTCTTAATCTTTCATTCATCCGCCAATCAATTCTTTCCCGTGCCGTAACTGCTCACGGGGGACCTATTTTCTTCGGTAGAGCCCGAAGAGGTTCAGGAGCTTGAGTTTCCATACAATCCACACCGCTTCGGCGATGACCCGCCGGCTCATTTTGGTCTTTCCAGCCCTTCTTTCGACAAAGACGATCGGAATTTCACCAACGGCAAACCCTTTCCGCCAGCAGATATACGCCAGCTCGATCTGAAAGGCGTAGCCTTCCGAGGAAATTTTGTGCAAATCGATTTCCTCCAGCACTTCCCGCCGAAAACATCGGAAACCGCTGGTGGCATCCCGCAGACCAAGACCCGTCACCAACCGGACATACATATTGGCTCCGTAACTGAGGAGCAGGCGCGACAGGGGCCAGTTGATCACATTGACTCCCTGTAGATACCTGGAACCGATCACCAGGTCAAACGTCCTGCTCGCTTCAACAAAATCCGGCAGATATTCGGGATTATGGGAAAAATCGGCATCCATCTCAAAGATGAGATCAAAGTTCCGGTCCAGGGCGAATCGAAACCCTTCTAGATAGGCAGTGCCAAGCCCGAGTTTCTTTTCCCGATGCAGGACATGAACCCGCGTTTCGCTCGAGGCAAGCAGGTCGGCGATCTCCCCGGTCCCGTCCGGTGAGTGATCGTCGACAATAAGCACCTCAAAGGACGAATCCACCGCCAGAACCATCGCCACAATCTGGGCGAGATTCTCCTTTTCATTGTAGGTAGGCAGGATGACCAGTTTTTTCATGGTAATAAGATATGGCAAAAGATCATATAAGTTGAGCAGCTCGTCTGCTCTTACCGATCTAGATGAGTGAATCAGCTTGTCTGCCCATACGCATCTTATACACTATGGGTGAAAGCATACCAAAAGGCGGAGCTAATGCCCTAAAAGGGTACTTATCTGCGAAACATCAGACTTATACCAC
The sequence above is drawn from the Pseudomonadota bacterium genome and encodes:
- a CDS encoding polyprenol monophosphomannose synthase gives rise to the protein MKKLVILPTYNEKENLAQIVAMVLAVDSSFEVLIVDDHSPDGTGEIADLLASSETRVHVLHREKKLGLGTAYLEGFRFALDRNFDLIFEMDADFSHNPEYLPDFVEASRTFDLVIGSRYLQGVNVINWPLSRLLLSYGANMYVRLVTGLGLRDATSGFRCFRREVLEEIDLHKISSEGYAFQIELAYICWRKGFAVGEIPIVFVERRAGKTKMSRRVIAEAVWIVWKLKLLNLFGLYRRK